Part of the Labrenzia sp. PHM005 genome is shown below.
CCTTGGATCAATCCGCCGATCTTGGGCGAACGGGATTGCTTGAGCCGTTCAGCTCTTAAAATGGCGCGGACATTGTCATAGGCCCGTTCCAGATCGTCGTTGACGACAACATAGTCGTATTCAGACCAATGGCGCATTTCACCGACTGCGGTTTTCATACGTTTCGCGATGACTTCATCGGCATCTTCGGCGCGGCGGTGCAGCCGGGATTTCATTTCAGCGATGGATGGCGGCAAGATGAAAACGGACACCACATCCGCGCGCATCTTCTCATACAGCTGAAAGGTACCCTGAATGTCGATGTCGAAGAGGATATCCCGTCCACTCTCAATCGCATTTTCCACCGGGCCACGTGGCGTGGCGTAGTAGTTTCCGTGAACCTCGGCCCATTCCAGGAGCTCATCGTGTTCACGCATCTGTTCAAAACGCCCAGGCTCCAGGAAGTGATAATGGACGCCATCCACTTCGCTCGACCGGCGCGGCCGGGTCGTCACGGAAATAGAAAGCTCCAGATTATCTTCTTTTTCCAGAAGCAGTCGGGCAATGGTCGACTTGCCCGCCCCGGACGGCGATGACAGCACAAGCATCAAGCCTCGGCGCTGCTGCTCGGCTTCATCTGCGCTTACCGTTGTTCCAACCGCTGCGTCCGTCATGACCGCTTCACTCCAGGTTTTGTATCTGCTCGCGCATTTGATCGATGACGGCTTTCAAGTCCAGCCCGATTGCCGTTAGATCCACATCATTGGACTTGGAGCATAGGGTATTGGCTTCCCGGTTAAATTCTTGTGCAAGAAAATCAAGCCGCCGGCCGATGGCTCCGCCAGTATCCAAAAGCTCGCGCACCGCACTGACATGTGCGTGCAGCCGATCCAGCTCTTCACGGATGTCGGCCTTCGTTGCCAGGAACACAGCTTCCTGATGCAGCCGCTGAGGATCGAGCTGCGCATCAGTGGCATCCAAAAGCTCAGACACCATCTTTTTCAAGCGTTCTTTGATCGCTTCCGGCTGGCGGGCAGGAAGGTCCTCGGCAGATTGAGTCAGATTCGCAATCGTATCGACTTGCTGATGAACCACCTTGCCGATCGCAGCACCTTCCGTGTGGCGCATGTCGACCAAATCGATCAGAGCAACGTCCAAAGTGGTCAGCAACGCATTGTGAAGCGCTTGCTGGACGGCCTCGTCTTCGTCCTGCTCTTTCAGTTCAAAGACGCCCTTTTGCGCCAGAATGCCGTCCAATGTCGGCGGCGCCACGTTGGGGATGCGGGCCTCTAGGAGTTTGATCGCAGAGAGCACAGACTCAAGTGCTGCTTCATTGACCTGTAGCTGATTTTCCGCCTGATCGCGCTGCATGGCAAGACCAATCGAAACATTGCCTCGACGCAGAACCTTGCTGCAGCGTTCGCGGATTTTGGGTTCCAGCGTCTCAAGACCTGTTGGGATCCGGATCCTTAAGTCGAGCGACTTGCCGTTGACCGATCGTAACTCCCACGTCCACCGGACGGCGCCAGACTCGCCAAGTGCGCGTGCAAAACCTGTCATGCTGGCAAGTGCCATGTGCCTCTCCGGGGTTGGAACCGGTTTGTCCGCCCGTTACCGACCGGAGCCCTATCAAGTCACCCGACAGATCAGATCAGTTCTGCTCCGACTGACGGCGTTCCCGTTCGATCTTGCGCCATTTGCGGACATTAGCTTGATGCTGCTCATAGGTTTCCGCAAAAATATGTCCACCCGTTCCATCTGCCACAAAGAACAAGTCCTTGGTCCGGGATGGATTGGCCACCGCTTCCATGGCAGCACGGCCTGGATTGCCAATCGGTCCTGGCGGCAGGCCATCAATCTGGTAGGTGTTGTATTTGTTTTCAGCCTTCAATTCAGACTGTTTGATCGCGGAGCGGTCCTTCAGCCAGGCTTCTCCGCCATAAAGGCCATAAAGAATGGTAGGATCGGACTGCAGACGCATCTTCTTGTTCAGGCGATTGACGAAAACGCCGGCAACCCGCGGCCGTTCATCGGCAAGCGCGGTTTCCTTCTCGACAATCGAAGCCAACACGACCAGCTCCTCTGGCGAGGAAACCGGAAGATCGTCAATGCGGCGCTCCCAAATCTCTCCCAGGAGTTTTTCCTGAGCTACTTTCATCTGCTCAAGAACTTCTTGCCGGGACGTCCCACGAGCAAATGAATAAGTCTCCGGCAGCAACGCGCCTTCTTGTGGGATATCTGTGATTTCACCAACCAAGATCGGATGTGCCCGGACCCGCTCCAGGATTTGTGCCGTCGTCCACCCTTCTGGGATGGTTACTGAATGCGTGACCGCTTTACCGTCCACCAAGTCCGCCATGACGTCTTTCATTGAGACGCCGGGCGCAAATGCATATTCGCCGGCTTTGAGTTTTGTGGCGTTTTTATAAAACCGGGTGCCGAGCTGGAAGACCCACTCATCCAGCATTGTATCTTCGATGACACCTTTTGCAGCCAGCCGGTCAGTAATGCCGGTCAATCCGGAACCGGAAGAGATCACAATTGTGGTGTCTTCCTTGAGTGGTCCAGCTTGTTCGAACTTATGTTTGCCGAAATACAGCGCACCACCGACTGCCGCCAATCCGAAGACTGCCAGTGTGATGACCATATTGATCAGGATAACAATTGGGTTGCGTACATGCCGGGAGCGCTGCGGGGGCGCTGGCGCTTGCTCCGGTTGAAGCGCTTCGCGCGGACTTTTCGGCTTAATGCCCATGGTCTATCGCACCTCCTGACAAGAACGCTGCGGCTCAGTCAACTTGCATACACGTTTATCAAAACCGGGCCAAACCGGAGAATCGGTTCAGAGCCCGGTATAAAGTGAATGCGTTATGCGGCAACTTTGCGGAAGACCAATGAGGCATTTGTGCCGCCGAAACCGAAGGAGTTCGACAAGGCGACGTCAATGTTCATGGACTTTGCTTTATGCGGCACCAGATCAATCTCGGTTTCGACAGACGGATTGTCGAGGTTGATCGTTGGCGGTGCCATGCTGTCACGAATTGCCAAAACGGAGAAAATCGCTTCAACAGCGCCAGCTGCACCAAGCAGGTGGCCAATTGAAGACTTGGTCGAGGACATGGTCAGTTGGGACGCATTCTCGCCTGCAAGCCGTGTCACAGCCCCCAACTCGATCTCGTCGCCGAGCGGCGTAGAGGTACCATGCGCGTTGACGTAATCAACGTTGGCCGCAGTAATGCCGGCGCGGTTTAGCGCCGCTTCCATGCAACGGTAAGCGCCATCACCATCTTCGGACGGTGCCGTGATGTGATACGCATCGCCGGACATGCCGTAGCCGATCACCTCCGCATAGATTTTCGCACCGCGTTTCACCGCGTGCTCATATTCTTCCAGAATGACAACACCGGCGCCCTCGCCCATGACGAAGCCATCACGGTCTTTATCATATGGCCGGGAGCCTTTTTCAGGCGCATCATTGAAACCGGTCGAGAGTGCCCGGCACGCAGCAAAGCCTGCAAGCGCCAAACGGCCGACCGGGGATTCCGTACCACCGGCAACCATCACATCAGCATCACCAAAGGCGATCAGACGCGAGGCATCCCCGATAGCGTGTGCACCGGTGGAGCAAGCCGTCACCACTGCGTGGTTCGGGCCTTTCAGGCCATGACGGATAGAGACATAACCACCCGCCAGGTTGATCAGACGGCCCGGAATAAAGAACGGGCTAACCCGGCGAGGGCCCTTGTCGGCCAGAAGATGCGCACCTTTTTCGATGCCCTGAAGACCACCGATTCCGGAGCCAATCAGAACGCCGGAGCGGATCTGCTGTTCGTAGGTTTCAGCCTTGAAGCCGGAATCGGCAATCGCCTGGTCGGCAGCCGCCATCGCATAGACGATGAAATCATCGACCTTGCGCTGTTCCTTGACGTCCATCCAGTCATCCGGATTGAACGCGCCTTCTTCGGCCGGATCGCGCGGGATTTGACAAGCAATCTGGCAGGCCAGATCGTCCACTTTGAAGTTTGTGACCTGATTGGCCCCGCTCTTCCCTTCCAGGATTTTCTTCCAAGTGACATCGGCACTACCGCCCAGCGGCGTCACCATGCCCAATCCTGTTACGACTACTCGCCTCATACACCCGCACTTACGTTAGAAGGGCCGGGCGGGATGATTTACCCCGCCGGCCCGATCTTCAAATAAAGCTCAAGTTAAGGGAAACTGCCCTTACTTGTTAGCTTCCAGGAACTTAACAGCATCGCCAACGGTCAGGATGGTTTCAGCTGCAGTGTCCGGGATTTCAACGCCGAATTCTTCTTCAAATGCCATGACCAGCTCAACGGTGTCGAGGCTGTCTGCGCCCAGATCGTCAATGAAGCTCGCGCCTTCAACAACCTTCTCTGCATCAACGCCGAGGTGCTCGACAACGATTTTCTTTACTCGATCCGCGATATCGCTCATCTTTTACTTCCTTGGTTTTCGTCTGTTCATCCTGCGGCACGATCCCAAACCGATTAGCTTCCAACCGTCGGCTCGCGCGCGCTGTCTTCAAGATGTCTCGGCACAGTCAGGTCAGGAACGGACCGGGCTGCGCAATTCGTAACAATCGGCGGGGTGGTAACACACTTTCTTGACCATTACCAGCCGGACCTAACCGCTTCTTTGCGGTCGGGATTATTTTTGCCAACTCGGCAAATCGTCCTTTTAAATCATTGCCATACCGCCATTGACGTGCAGCGTTTGTCCCGTGACATACGCCGCTTCGCCGCTGGCAAGGTAAGTTACTGCAGATGCAATCTCATTCGCAGTGCCCAAACGGCCTGCCGGCACGCTGGTCAAAATCGATTCTTTCTGCTTGTCATTGAGGGCATCGGTCATTGCGGTTTCAATGAAACCCGGCGCGATGCAGTTCACCGTGATGTTGCGGCTGGCAACTTCGCGGGCCAAAGATTTGTACATGCCGATCATCCCGGATTTGGCAGCCGCATAGTTGACCTGCCCCGGATTACCGGTGACACCAACAACGGACGTGATGCCGATGATGCGGCCATTGCGGCGCTTCATCATGCCCTTGATCGCTGCACGGCACAGCAAGAAACCGGACGTCAAGTTGACTTCCAATACCTGATCCCACTCTTCATCCTTCATCCGCATGAAGATGTTGTCGCGGGTAATGCCTGCGTTGTTCACCAGGATATCGACGGAACCCATCTTCTCTTCGGCGGCCGGAAGAAGGCCCATCACCGCTTCGCGGTCAGACAGGTTGGCCGGAGTGACGAACGCGCGCTCCCCAAGATCTGCCGCAAGGGCCTCAAGCTTTTCCGCCCGAGTTCCGGACAGGGAGACAGTCGCGCCTTGAGCGTGCAGAGCCCGGGCGATGGATTCACCGATCCCGCCGGTCGCACCTGTCACAAGTGCATTTTTGCCTTCCAAGCTGAACATATGGCGTCCTTCCTTGCGTTTCGCGCCGTTTGGCACAGGCCTTGTGTCAGGCCGAATTGAATTGGGTCTATTTGAAAATTAGCTGGAGAGTTTTTCGATCACGGCGTCAATATCATCCGGTGAATTGACGGCCATGCCGGTCGCTTCTTTGGTGATGCGCTTGACCATGCCGGTCAGGACTTTGCCGGTACCAACCTCAACGAAAGTGGTGACACCCTCACCCGCCAGCCATGAAATGCTTTCCCGCCAGCGCACGGTTCCTGTCACCTGCTCAATGAGGCGATCGCGGATGTCTTCCGGATCTGTGATTGGGGCCGCCAGAACATTGGCGACCAGCGGTACGCTTGGCGCTTTGATGTCAGCATTGGCTAGTGCTTCTGCCATAGCGTCTGCCGCAGGCCCCATCAAAGAACAATGGAACGGTGCGCTGACCGGCAAAAGTACAGCACGGCGGGCTCCCCGGGCTTTGGCGATTTCGACGGCGCGCTCGACAGCAGCAACATGGCCGGAAACCACCACCTGGCCCGGCGCATTATCGTTGGCGGCCTGGCAGACTTCGCCTTGAGCGGCGTCATTGGCGATTTCCACTGCAGCGTCGAAGT
Proteins encoded:
- a CDS encoding acyl carrier protein, with product MSDIADRVKKIVVEHLGVDAEKVVEGASFIDDLGADSLDTVELVMAFEEEFGVEIPDTAAETILTVGDAVKFLEANK
- the fabD gene encoding ACP S-malonyltransferase, with amino-acid sequence MTTAFTFPGQGSQAVGMGKLLADTFPEAKVVFDEVDNALDQKLSDIMWNGSESDLTLTANAQPALMAVSLATMRVLEAKGLDLKSSVSFVAGHSLGEYSALAAAGSLDVATAAKLLRVRGDAMQNAVPVGQGAMAALLGLDFDAAVEIANDAAQGEVCQAANDNAPGQVVVSGHVAAVERAVEIAKARGARRAVLLPVSAPFHCSLMGPAADAMAEALANADIKAPSVPLVANVLAAPITDPEDIRDRLIEQVTGTVRWRESISWLAGEGVTTFVEVGTGKVLTGMVKRITKEATGMAVNSPDDIDAVIEKLSS
- a CDS encoding YicC/YloC family endoribonuclease; the encoded protein is MALASMTGFARALGESGAVRWTWELRSVNGKSLDLRIRIPTGLETLEPKIRERCSKVLRRGNVSIGLAMQRDQAENQLQVNEAALESVLSAIKLLEARIPNVAPPTLDGILAQKGVFELKEQDEDEAVQQALHNALLTTLDVALIDLVDMRHTEGAAIGKVVHQQVDTIANLTQSAEDLPARQPEAIKERLKKMVSELLDATDAQLDPQRLHQEAVFLATKADIREELDRLHAHVSAVRELLDTGGAIGRRLDFLAQEFNREANTLCSKSNDVDLTAIGLDLKAVIDQMREQIQNLE
- the fabG gene encoding 3-oxoacyl-[acyl-carrier-protein] reductase, which gives rise to MFSLEGKNALVTGATGGIGESIARALHAQGATVSLSGTRAEKLEALAADLGERAFVTPANLSDREAVMGLLPAAEEKMGSVDILVNNAGITRDNIFMRMKDEEWDQVLEVNLTSGFLLCRAAIKGMMKRRNGRIIGITSVVGVTGNPGQVNYAAAKSGMIGMYKSLAREVASRNITVNCIAPGFIETAMTDALNDKQKESILTSVPAGRLGTANEIASAVTYLASGEAAYVTGQTLHVNGGMAMI
- the mltG gene encoding endolytic transglycosylase MltG, with the protein product MGIKPKSPREALQPEQAPAPPQRSRHVRNPIVILINMVITLAVFGLAAVGGALYFGKHKFEQAGPLKEDTTIVISSGSGLTGITDRLAAKGVIEDTMLDEWVFQLGTRFYKNATKLKAGEYAFAPGVSMKDVMADLVDGKAVTHSVTIPEGWTTAQILERVRAHPILVGEITDIPQEGALLPETYSFARGTSRQEVLEQMKVAQEKLLGEIWERRIDDLPVSSPEELVVLASIVEKETALADERPRVAGVFVNRLNKKMRLQSDPTILYGLYGGEAWLKDRSAIKQSELKAENKYNTYQIDGLPPGPIGNPGRAAMEAVANPSRTKDLFFVADGTGGHIFAETYEQHQANVRKWRKIERERRQSEQN
- the fabF gene encoding beta-ketoacyl-ACP synthase II, which gives rise to MRRVVVTGLGMVTPLGGSADVTWKKILEGKSGANQVTNFKVDDLACQIACQIPRDPAEEGAFNPDDWMDVKEQRKVDDFIVYAMAAADQAIADSGFKAETYEQQIRSGVLIGSGIGGLQGIEKGAHLLADKGPRRVSPFFIPGRLINLAGGYVSIRHGLKGPNHAVVTACSTGAHAIGDASRLIAFGDADVMVAGGTESPVGRLALAGFAACRALSTGFNDAPEKGSRPYDKDRDGFVMGEGAGVVILEEYEHAVKRGAKIYAEVIGYGMSGDAYHITAPSEDGDGAYRCMEAALNRAGITAANVDYVNAHGTSTPLGDEIELGAVTRLAGENASQLTMSSTKSSIGHLLGAAGAVEAIFSVLAIRDSMAPPTINLDNPSVETEIDLVPHKAKSMNIDVALSNSFGFGGTNASLVFRKVAA
- the gmk gene encoding guanylate kinase → MTDAAVGTTVSADEAEQQRRGLMLVLSSPSGAGKSTIARLLLEKEDNLELSISVTTRPRRSSEVDGVHYHFLEPGRFEQMREHDELLEWAEVHGNYYATPRGPVENAIESGRDILFDIDIQGTFQLYEKMRADVVSVFILPPSIAEMKSRLHRRAEDADEVIAKRMKTAVGEMRHWSEYDYVVVNDDLERAYDNVRAILRAERLKQSRSPKIGGLIQGMVGDLENELAPKG